From the genome of Rattus rattus isolate New Zealand chromosome 6, Rrattus_CSIRO_v1, whole genome shotgun sequence:
TTTTTCAATGTAAGCACCGAATGCTAATACATAGTTCCTAAAATAATCTTAGTCTTCCAAAATTGTATCATGAAAAGCTTACCTCCTGAAATTGCCCACAATGCCACTGGAGTCTGTTCTCTTCGGGTGTCAGAGGGGGCAACCTGCTTCTTTATCAGCGGTGTGACAAGCCTTTGTACATCTTTCAAGATGAGCGCCAAGAATTCCAATGTCAACACAAACAGTGGAGAACCAAACACTAACAGACACCGAtttgtaatatattatttatttgtccTTTTTCCTGTCATCAGaaaccatgaaaaagaaaaacaaaaaaaacaaaaacaaaaacaaaaaaaacccaaaaacgtgagtttcaggacagtggAACCTAGCTGGCCTTATTCACAGCTGTATCCTCCCAGATACTGGCCCGTGGCATATGTGGATATCAAACCAATACTGGGGATGAAATAAATTTCGAGAGAAAATACTGCAAATGAAGAGGAAGACTTCAACTCTGACAgcccgggggaaaaaaaaataagcccagAGTGAAACCTACCCTGGGATGTTTTGTGGATCCTGTGGACAGAATGAGTTACTGAGCATGAAATGAACAgccaagagaaaaatcaaatttcCAGAGCCCTAGTGTTGGTCTCTCCGTGTTAACTCACATGACCCTTCCCTTCATTACCGTGCCATCACACAACTCTACAGCTATGGGAAAACAGGAAACCAGATTTCAGGAAAGTTAACAGTCATCCCTAAAAGTTGGGTTTGgttttaagtaaaaacaaaagaggtTGTTAGGAAGCTAAAACTCGAGGggaaatgtatatatttgttatgtatgtatgtatatatacatacacatatatacaaacacacacacacgtgtgtgtctaTTATGATCTAATGTAGTTcaggaatggccttgaacttgctatgtaacaaCGAATATCGTTCTACTTCCGAAatacagagatggggagggggcacCACCGTAAGCAACAAGAGACAATCATTTTAAGAGCAGCTAAACCTACACTACTTAAGACTATGGGCCCCGCTGTTATGCAATACCATCCAGAGAGCAAACTCCATGACTCACTTCCGTATTACACAAGTTATTTCACTTTAAAGAATCGTGAACACAAGCGTGCGAGGTGAAGATGCCTGGCACTGTGATCACGAATAGGTAACATCTATTAGCTTAAAATAGTGAATAACTACCACCCACCAAGGATCCTAAGTTCTTGTCTTTTCCAAACAGCTCAACCTTTCTTTCTAAGTATGACCAGCGGGGCAGCTTCTTGTTCACAGCTCGAAACACCTCCCCTACCACTTTTCCCTGAGGACTGGGGAGTTGGGCAAAGTCAATTTCAAAGCAGTCTCCCCGCACTGGCTCCGCTTCTCCTGCCCACTGTGATGCAAGGGGGATCTCCCAACCCAAACGCCGGGTTCCTCCAGCTCGCACATGGCCACACGGGTGGCCTGCGTCCCGCTTAAGTTTGAGACCCGTCCCCACCCAGCACCCCGTCGGTCCCGTGACTACACAGCTCTCGGGATTACTCGCTTTTCACCGACTTTATTGGCTGCGGACTGTAGCGGGCTCAGCACCGGTAGGGTTCACTTGCTCTTCACCTTCTGGCTCTCCgtcttcttgggcagcagcacGGCCTGGATGTTGGGCAGGACACCGCCCTGCGCGATGGTCACTCGGCCCAGAAGCTTGTTGAGCTCTTCGTCGTTGCGGATAGCCAGCTGCAGGTGGCGAGGGATGATGCGCGTCTTCTTGTTGTCCCTCGCCGCGTTGCCCGCCAGTTCCAGGATCTCGGCCGTCAGGTACTCCAGCACCGCCGCCAGGTACACGGGCGCTCCCGCGCCCACGCGCTCCGCGTAGTTGCCCTTGCGCAGCAGCCGGTGAACACGGCCCACGGGGAACTGGAGGCCCGCGCGCGACGAGCGCGACTTGGCCTTGGCGCGCACCTTACCCCCCTGCTTGCCTCGCCCGGACATGCTGGACCCGGCTCCTGAAGTTCCAACACCGGCTCGCTCAGTTCCGGGACGCCGCGCGCCACCCCGGAACTGCCTAGCCAAACTGCACTGGCTGCCGCCCGTGACAGACAGGTGCCTCTCCCAATCAGCTCGCGAAAGCAGAGGCCCCGCCCTTCCAGATGCCTCCCAATCAAAAGCGCAAATTTCTAGTCCTAATTTACATAGTTCACAGGTATACTCAATCCTGTTGTAATTGGCTGTTTAGGATGTGGAGTTAACTGGGTGGTTCGCTTCTGTAATCCCGGCACTAGGATAGCCTAGGCAGGATTGCTAGAAGCCTAAAGTCAGGTGTAGCTATTCCAAGATCCAGACCAGCCTAATGAGAAAGAAGGTacggagggagggcaggggaaaAAGGGAGTTAAGCAAAGCCATATTTGGTTCGAGTTggcaatcccagctcttggagaAGATGAAGTAGGAAATCGCAAGTacaaagacagcctgggctatattgtGAATTATAGACAAAGCTAGgaagtgagaccttatctcaaaaaataaaaattatgatgtTGGCACTTCCTTTacgctccgccccacagttacctggcaatagccaggctgcctggctcattatgaaaggggctgcttgccccctcctcacttttACTCTCTTACCCGCCTGTCCCTTCCCTTTCCATTCCCCTACACCTCCCTCTCTCCACGTGTTCATGCCCTCTCCCCCCGCCTTTGTCTCTACTacccccctcaactcccctccccatgccctaaataaactctactaTACCTAGtcctgtggctggtacctcagggggaaaggctgcctcagcatgggcccacagatgCACCCGGACTCCTGCACAATACCGCTCCTCTACCAAACACccttggcttctttttcttttttataaaacacaacagtatgCATAGTTTGGTGTTTAGTGCCTATGAATAAACccagctgatgcaggaggatgaaAAACTTGAACTGAGTCTGGACCTGGAGACAATCCAAAATTAAAGATCCCTCGGAAGAGCAGCTCTGTCCCCTCATACCATACTTATGCAAATTAGGGTCTCCAGTGTATCCAATGGGGACATCCAAATCGGTAATGATCTGACTCCAGAGCTCTTCCACCTCAACTATATTGCTTACTGGGTGAACTCGGCCTGCCTAGAAGGAGACACATCATCC
Proteins encoded in this window:
- the LOC116903153 gene encoding histone H2A.J, whose product is MSGRGKQGGKVRAKAKSRSSRAGLQFPVGRVHRLLRKGNYAERVGAGAPVYLAAVLEYLTAEILELAGNAARDNKKTRIIPRHLQLAIRNDEELNKLLGRVTIAQGGVLPNIQAVLLPKKTESQKVKSK